In one window of Bifidobacterium sp. WK041_4_12 DNA:
- the pstB gene encoding phosphate ABC transporter ATP-binding protein PstB, giving the protein MGQRIDVNHLNVYYGKFLAVEDVNMAIEPNKVTAFIGPSGCGKSTVLRTLDRMHEIIPGAYVKGEVLLEGQNLYAQDIDPVTVRRDIGMVFQRPNPFPTMSIRDNVLAGVRLNNRHLKQSDADELVEWALRGANLWEEVKDRLGNPGIGLSGGQQQRLCIARAVAVHPQVLLMDEPCSALDPISTLAVEDLINELKKDYTIVIVTHNMQQAARVSDYTAFFNLRAVGEPGHLVEMNDTTTIFSNPGEKDTERYISGRFG; this is encoded by the coding sequence ATGGGACAACGCATAGATGTTAATCATCTGAACGTCTACTACGGGAAGTTTCTCGCGGTTGAAGATGTGAACATGGCCATAGAGCCAAATAAGGTCACGGCCTTTATCGGCCCTTCGGGTTGTGGCAAGTCAACGGTCTTGCGAACCTTGGATCGCATGCACGAGATCATTCCCGGCGCGTATGTCAAGGGCGAAGTGCTTCTGGAAGGCCAGAATCTGTATGCGCAGGACATCGATCCTGTAACGGTTCGCCGCGATATTGGCATGGTCTTTCAACGTCCAAACCCATTCCCGACCATGTCCATTCGTGACAATGTGCTTGCAGGGGTGCGGCTGAACAATCGACATCTCAAGCAGTCTGATGCTGATGAACTCGTAGAGTGGGCTCTGAGGGGAGCAAATCTCTGGGAGGAAGTCAAGGACCGTCTGGGTAATCCTGGCATTGGCCTTTCCGGTGGACAGCAGCAGCGCCTGTGCATCGCACGCGCAGTCGCCGTGCATCCGCAGGTCCTGCTCATGGATGAGCCGTGCTCGGCCTTGGATCCTATTTCGACGCTTGCCGTCGAGGATTTGATCAACGAGCTGAAAAAGGACTACACCATAGTCATCGTGACGCACAACATGCAACAGGCTGCTCGTGTGTCAGATTACACGGCATTCTTCAATCTTCGGGCAGTGGGGGAGCCGGGTCATCTGGTCGAGATGAACGATACGACCACAATCTTCTCCAATCCTGGCGAAAAGGACACCGAGCGCTACATTTCTGGCCGCTTCGGATGA
- a CDS encoding NCS2 family permease has translation MDKFFKLKENGTSVSTEVVAGITTFFAMAYIIAVNPEVLSKTGMPWGAVFLATIIASIIGTLVMGLVANVPYALAPGMGLNAFFTFTVVKGLGFTWQETLSMVFVCGLINIIITATKIRKLIIKSIPPMLQHAIGGGIGIFIAYVGLLNVGIIKFSPDKTAPALANPALTVFNSGTTILFLIGLLLAIFFLVFKFKGRLSFINKGGFVIAIALTTLIGIPMGITTMSAATNLGESFSELPQTFLAIFTHAGFGSLFSDPAKLPIVIITIFAFSLSDTFDTIGTFVGTGRRSGIFSQADEDALENGSGFSSKMDKALFADATATSMGALFGTSNTTTYVESAAGIAAGGRTGLTSVVVSICFALSAFLAPVVSAIPSAATAPVLVLVGCMMMSSFREIKWDDITEAIPAFFTSVFMAFAYSISYGIAAGFLVYCLTMTFKRKAKDVNIVIWVVALLFVLDFVLQAVL, from the coding sequence ATGGACAAGTTCTTCAAATTGAAGGAGAACGGGACTAGCGTCTCAACAGAAGTGGTTGCAGGTATCACAACCTTCTTCGCAATGGCCTACATCATCGCTGTGAATCCAGAAGTGCTTTCGAAAACGGGAATGCCTTGGGGGGCAGTCTTTCTCGCAACAATAATCGCATCCATCATCGGTACGCTCGTCATGGGCTTGGTTGCAAACGTGCCTTACGCTCTGGCTCCAGGAATGGGTCTGAATGCCTTCTTCACCTTCACCGTCGTGAAGGGTCTTGGCTTCACATGGCAAGAGACCTTGAGCATGGTTTTCGTATGCGGTCTGATTAACATCATCATCACGGCCACCAAGATTCGAAAACTCATCATCAAGTCAATCCCGCCAATGCTCCAGCACGCCATCGGCGGCGGTATCGGTATCTTCATCGCCTACGTCGGTCTGCTCAACGTCGGCATCATCAAATTCAGCCCGGACAAGACGGCACCGGCACTCGCCAATCCTGCACTGACCGTATTCAATTCAGGCACGACCATCCTGTTCCTTATCGGTCTTCTGCTCGCCATCTTCTTCTTGGTATTCAAGTTCAAGGGCCGCCTTTCATTCATCAATAAGGGCGGCTTTGTTATTGCCATCGCACTGACGACCCTCATTGGAATTCCTATGGGCATCACGACGATGAGCGCGGCAACAAATCTTGGTGAGTCCTTCAGCGAGCTTCCGCAGACCTTCCTGGCCATCTTCACCCATGCAGGCTTTGGCTCGCTGTTCTCCGATCCAGCAAAGCTGCCAATCGTCATCATCACCATCTTTGCCTTCTCGCTGTCAGACACCTTCGACACCATCGGCACCTTCGTGGGAACCGGTCGTCGTTCCGGCATCTTCTCGCAGGCTGACGAGGATGCGCTTGAGAACGGCTCTGGCTTCAGCTCAAAGATGGACAAGGCTCTCTTCGCAGATGCTACGGCAACTTCCATGGGCGCGCTCTTCGGCACATCCAACACCACGACCTACGTTGAGTCTGCAGCAGGCATCGCAGCCGGTGGCCGTACAGGTCTGACCTCGGTCGTGGTTTCGATCTGCTTCGCATTGAGTGCCTTCCTTGCTCCTGTCGTTTCCGCGATTCCTTCTGCGGCCACGGCTCCAGTGCTTGTGCTCGTGGGCTGCATGATGATGAGCTCGTTCCGCGAAATCAAGTGGGACGACATCACCGAAGCAATTCCTGCCTTCTTCACTTCGGTGTTCATGGCGTTCGCCTACTCGATCTCCTACGGCATCGCAGCGGGCTTCTTGGTCTACTGCCTCACCATGACCTTCAAGCGCAAGGCCAAGGACGTCAACATCGTCATCTGGGTTGTTGCCCTGCTCTTCGTACTTGATTTCGTACTTCAGGCAGTGCTCTAA
- a CDS encoding G5 domain-containing protein: MVSHRRERISVFKVLTKRQRTRLFAGAAALILVGTAGIVSRGFYSEPEAQAKTQVTSYSATQMQGLEVSRDSVRKAINEGQGGSSTGTSYVKVVINGKSKLILGDNFTTVKSVLDAGDITLEPDDTVAPGLNTKVTESTVIQISRSNNEIQSSQSEIPFNTIEEKTDSLPAGTTKVETEGQVGIMETTSLITKVGGKDSSSNIFASYVKTAPVNKVILIGTGTVQATTAATTSATVPVSSTSTTPVGTAQSIAHSQVLAHGWSESDFTCLVQLWNRESGWSTTAANPSGAYGIPQALPGSKMASAGADWSTNAATQITWGLGYIAGRYSSPCGAWSHSQSTGWY; the protein is encoded by the coding sequence ATGGTAAGCCACCGAAGAGAACGTATTTCCGTGTTCAAGGTCTTGACCAAAAGACAGCGAACCAGGCTTTTCGCAGGAGCTGCGGCACTCATTCTGGTAGGCACCGCGGGCATTGTGTCACGAGGATTCTATAGCGAACCAGAAGCGCAGGCAAAGACTCAGGTCACGTCCTATTCCGCAACGCAGATGCAAGGCCTTGAAGTTTCCAGAGACTCAGTACGTAAGGCCATCAACGAAGGTCAAGGGGGATCTTCCACAGGCACGTCCTACGTCAAGGTAGTCATCAACGGTAAATCAAAACTGATTCTTGGCGACAACTTCACCACCGTGAAATCGGTGCTCGATGCGGGAGACATCACACTTGAGCCCGACGACACCGTTGCGCCAGGCCTGAACACCAAGGTCACGGAATCGACGGTCATTCAGATTTCACGTTCAAATAACGAGATTCAGTCCTCACAGAGCGAGATTCCCTTCAACACCATCGAAGAGAAGACTGACAGCCTTCCTGCTGGCACGACCAAGGTAGAAACCGAAGGCCAGGTAGGCATCATGGAGACCACCAGCCTGATTACCAAGGTCGGCGGCAAGGACTCTTCAAGCAACATCTTCGCATCGTATGTGAAGACTGCACCAGTGAACAAGGTCATTCTTATAGGCACGGGAACGGTTCAGGCTACGACTGCTGCCACCACCTCTGCAACGGTTCCTGTATCCTCAACGTCCACAACCCCAGTCGGAACGGCGCAGAGCATTGCACATTCTCAGGTTCTGGCCCACGGATGGAGCGAAAGCGACTTCACCTGCCTCGTTCAGCTGTGGAACCGCGAGTCTGGCTGGAGCACGACTGCAGCTAATCCTTCAGGCGCCTACGGCATTCCTCAGGCGCTGCCGGGCAGCAAGATGGCATCCGCAGGTGCAGACTGGTCCACCAACGCTGCAACGCAGATTACCTGGGGTCTTGGATACATCGCGGGACGTTATTCCAGCCCTTGCGGTGCCTGGTCTCATTCGCAATCCACTGGATGGTATTAA
- the trxA gene encoding thioredoxin, translated as MATQTVTSQNFEHTINDNDLVFVDFWATWCRPCKAFEPIFEKASESNTDITFGKVDIDANQELAAAADIQAVPTLMVTKKGQIIFKQAGALRASDLDDLIAQAKKADVSAPEK; from the coding sequence ATGGCAACACAGACAGTAACTTCACAGAACTTCGAGCACACCATTAATGACAACGATCTTGTCTTTGTCGATTTCTGGGCAACCTGGTGCCGTCCGTGCAAGGCGTTCGAGCCCATCTTCGAAAAGGCATCTGAATCCAATACTGACATCACCTTCGGCAAGGTCGATATCGATGCCAACCAGGAGCTCGCGGCTGCAGCTGACATTCAGGCCGTGCCGACTCTGATGGTGACGAAAAAGGGTCAGATCATCTTCAAGCAGGCAGGAGCGCTCCGCGCCTCCGATCTGGACGACTTGATCGCCCAGGCAAAGAAGGCTGACGTTTCAGCTCCAGAGAAGTAA
- a CDS encoding NUDIX hydrolase family protein, with protein sequence MPVLHDEIPDDGDFDADRKRGEFDHITPEDFVSGADNPPGWLGSADIDRARHQLPIAYVEIVPVRTNEFGQIEQVGSLLRMCEDGAIERTLITGRVLFHESLREAIARNIAKDLGELALPMIPVSLQPFTVAEFFPTPGVSEFYDARQHAISLCYVIPIAGDCKPRDETLDVEWVAPSNVVLDQFISQMPNGHGRIVRQALAWAGSQS encoded by the coding sequence ATGCCAGTTTTACATGATGAGATTCCCGACGATGGCGACTTCGACGCCGATCGCAAGCGCGGTGAATTTGACCACATCACGCCTGAAGACTTTGTCAGCGGGGCCGACAACCCTCCAGGGTGGCTGGGGAGTGCGGACATCGACCGTGCCAGGCATCAGCTGCCGATTGCATATGTAGAGATTGTGCCGGTTCGTACCAACGAGTTCGGGCAGATCGAGCAGGTTGGTTCGCTGCTGCGCATGTGTGAGGATGGAGCGATAGAGCGCACGCTCATCACCGGCAGAGTGCTGTTCCATGAGTCGTTACGTGAGGCAATTGCCAGAAACATTGCCAAGGATCTTGGTGAACTTGCCCTGCCAATGATTCCGGTCAGCCTGCAGCCATTCACCGTTGCAGAATTCTTCCCCACTCCCGGTGTATCGGAATTTTATGACGCACGCCAGCATGCCATTTCGCTGTGCTATGTCATTCCGATTGCAGGGGATTGCAAGCCTCGTGACGAGACTCTGGATGTTGAATGGGTTGCTCCGTCCAACGTGGTGCTTGACCAATTCATCAGCCAGATGCCCAATGGCCATGGAAGAATCGTGCGGCAGGCGCTCGCATGGGCAGGTTCACAATCATGA
- a CDS encoding alpha/beta fold hydrolase → MTMTIENTTYRDGFGIPLVLIHAFPIDHRMWDECAHAICDLSALNDVPPFSIYAPEMPGAGMSEIPTAAASGPADPDGAYPQALERMTQGYADLLKSLGHTKAIWVGLSMGGYVALMMQKLHPEMVAGIALCDTKAQGDTDHSREKRLNIAQQCEKTNSIEPVMGFAHATKNDSSVKQSAAFIRRFTAWLNEQRPEGVAWRERMAAGRPDLSDVLPQITVPAAIVSGELDPSSPPKSMKELQRAMSSTSASFTTIQDCGHFSAVEHPEQVARALLDLVSRVHD, encoded by the coding sequence ATGACGATGACGATAGAAAACACCACGTATCGGGATGGTTTCGGCATTCCGCTGGTGCTGATTCATGCGTTCCCCATTGACCATCGCATGTGGGACGAGTGTGCACATGCAATCTGCGACCTTTCTGCTCTTAATGACGTGCCGCCATTCTCAATCTATGCCCCAGAGATGCCCGGAGCCGGAATGAGTGAGATACCGACCGCTGCAGCAAGCGGTCCAGCCGATCCAGATGGAGCATATCCGCAGGCATTGGAGCGCATGACGCAGGGGTATGCGGATCTGTTGAAGTCCTTGGGGCACACCAAGGCCATCTGGGTGGGACTGTCCATGGGCGGATACGTCGCACTCATGATGCAGAAGCTGCATCCTGAAATGGTTGCTGGAATTGCATTGTGCGATACCAAGGCACAAGGCGACACTGACCATAGTCGTGAAAAGAGACTGAACATAGCGCAGCAGTGTGAGAAGACGAACTCTATCGAACCGGTGATGGGCTTTGCACATGCCACGAAGAACGATTCATCGGTTAAGCAGTCGGCGGCATTCATCAGACGGTTCACCGCCTGGTTGAATGAGCAACGCCCGGAAGGTGTGGCATGGCGTGAGCGCATGGCAGCCGGACGACCGGATTTGAGCGATGTGCTGCCACAGATCACCGTTCCTGCTGCAATTGTGTCTGGAGAACTGGATCCTTCAAGCCCGCCGAAGTCCATGAAGGAGTTGCAGCGGGCAATGAGTTCGACCAGTGCAAGCTTTACCACCATTCAAGATTGCGGTCATTTCAGCGCAGTCGAACATCCCGAGCAGGTAGCTCGGGCGCTTCTCGATCTGGTAAGTAGGGTACATGACTGA
- the nudC gene encoding NAD(+) diphosphatase — protein MFAPLALTQVLPFLPLAQDDVDYQVNRRDDPGLIASLLADDSTRVMLVRSGKVAIPQGQGKLVDYDVAKIRLTMLAGSYVRDLIPESSSQRQTSKASSTGLDTTGLDTTRLDSQCIPIFLGSHAGHSYIALDISRSAMAAEVPNPRHGSVDDDFFADASSRSSSARPSILELAQSRCDWVGLREFAPHASKLEAGLATTAATLSMWHRAAHYCPHCGAATTSVFSGWAQRCQNAADDNRTIFPRIEPAVITAIVDAQDRLLLQHNSAWKSGFYSVTAGFVEAGENLEHAARREAYEETGIEISDLTYTGSQPWPFPSSLMVSFKGYARDTSIHVDGVETQSARWVSRDEFIRALTTGEMQAPGKATIARYMIEEWYGMPF, from the coding sequence ATGTTCGCGCCTTTGGCGCTGACTCAGGTTCTGCCATTTCTGCCGCTGGCGCAGGATGATGTCGACTATCAGGTAAACCGCAGGGATGACCCAGGGTTGATTGCCAGTCTGCTTGCAGATGATTCGACGCGTGTCATGCTGGTGCGCTCAGGCAAAGTCGCCATTCCTCAGGGGCAGGGAAAGCTCGTCGACTACGATGTTGCCAAGATTCGATTGACCATGCTGGCCGGAAGCTATGTGCGTGATCTCATACCGGAATCTTCATCGCAGCGCCAGACGAGCAAAGCAAGCAGCACAGGGCTGGATACTACAGGGCTGGATACCACGAGGCTGGATTCGCAATGCATCCCTATCTTCCTTGGTTCGCATGCAGGTCACTCCTATATTGCTCTTGACATTTCACGAAGCGCGATGGCTGCCGAGGTTCCGAACCCCAGGCATGGCAGTGTCGACGATGATTTCTTCGCCGACGCATCATCGAGATCCTCATCTGCTCGACCATCCATTCTCGAACTCGCACAGAGTCGCTGCGACTGGGTGGGATTGCGAGAATTCGCGCCACATGCGTCAAAGCTTGAGGCGGGGCTTGCCACCACAGCAGCAACGCTCTCCATGTGGCACAGAGCCGCGCACTACTGCCCGCATTGCGGTGCCGCCACCACCAGCGTCTTCTCTGGCTGGGCGCAGCGCTGCCAGAATGCGGCGGACGACAATCGAACCATATTCCCTAGGATCGAACCCGCCGTCATCACCGCAATCGTCGATGCACAGGATAGGTTGCTCCTGCAACATAACAGCGCATGGAAATCTGGATTCTATTCGGTCACCGCAGGCTTCGTAGAGGCAGGAGAGAACCTCGAACATGCGGCCCGACGTGAGGCATACGAGGAGACAGGAATAGAAATCTCCGATCTTACCTACACCGGTTCTCAGCCCTGGCCGTTCCCGTCTTCGTTGATGGTGTCGTTCAAGGGGTATGCTCGCGATACGTCAATCCATGTCGATGGTGTCGAAACGCAAAGCGCTCGCTGGGTAAGCAGGGACGAGTTCATTCGAGCACTTACCACCGGAGAAATGCAGGCTCCGGGCAAGGCGACCATCGCGCGATACATGATTGAGGAATGGTATGGAATGCCGTTCTAA
- a CDS encoding L,D-transpeptidase family protein, whose translation MSDNWYVDSGIPEPPVPHGNSRNAANAKSHASDDVQSTMQFSPLPPAAQFTGPSTAQPASDVNLSQFEDRSDEGAATSHGHVGLIVTLVLLFLLIAAAVGGFFAAQSYFSDKAAPGVMFGSRSVAGQNAAQLTQTVTSAVSDSRVEVADNTEHDTKVSLKDLGVMVNVKATVNKLLQAKSSAGALRINPFQRQQVALVSSTDESAMSDYLTTTFVPQNERAKASTVAYDKETKQFVVTVGRQGKAPQLATVKSAVAQIVNNPGSTTSAAITYGSVSMPISEDAARQTADTANKQIDQSVEINNGEGKSFTIPADVLATWIKPTSNLDKGTVTLQYDQDAISAYLQSELPKQLNQDPVTQEDITNAQGTVLTVTTKGVNGVTINNTDTTAQKVLDSLTNGSTQAITAETSVEKFTTNSHVADYTKPNGDMWIEVDRAKQIATVYKGSTLVKTFNVCTGKDDTQTDSGTYYVNIKYQTQDMRGADYFSPGVKWISYFNGGEGFHSAPWNPVGIATGNPVAYGSHGCVNMTADDAQWVFENAGVGTMVKVIGAQPTGAVR comes from the coding sequence ATGTCAGATAACTGGTATGTTGACTCAGGTATTCCAGAACCACCTGTGCCACACGGGAATTCACGTAATGCTGCAAATGCCAAGTCCCATGCCAGCGATGATGTGCAGAGCACCATGCAGTTCTCGCCACTGCCTCCAGCAGCGCAGTTCACAGGGCCGTCCACAGCGCAGCCTGCTTCGGACGTGAATCTTTCACAGTTTGAGGATCGGTCAGACGAGGGTGCGGCCACATCTCACGGGCATGTGGGATTGATCGTTACCTTGGTACTGCTTTTCCTGCTGATAGCGGCAGCCGTTGGTGGATTCTTCGCGGCGCAATCCTATTTTTCGGATAAGGCGGCACCTGGTGTCATGTTCGGCAGTCGTAGTGTTGCCGGGCAGAATGCAGCTCAGCTGACCCAGACGGTTACGTCGGCCGTTTCCGATTCACGCGTTGAGGTTGCCGATAATACAGAGCACGATACAAAGGTAAGCCTGAAGGATTTGGGCGTGATGGTCAATGTCAAGGCGACCGTCAACAAGCTCTTGCAGGCAAAATCCTCTGCCGGAGCGTTGAGAATCAATCCATTCCAGCGACAGCAGGTTGCGCTCGTCTCTTCGACTGACGAGTCTGCCATGAGTGACTACCTCACCACCACATTCGTCCCACAGAATGAACGAGCCAAGGCTTCAACGGTCGCGTACGACAAGGAAACCAAGCAGTTCGTGGTCACCGTTGGCAGACAGGGCAAGGCCCCACAGCTTGCTACGGTAAAATCTGCGGTCGCACAGATCGTCAACAATCCTGGCTCGACTACTTCGGCTGCAATCACCTATGGCTCGGTGTCAATGCCAATCAGCGAGGATGCCGCTCGGCAGACTGCCGACACTGCCAACAAGCAAATCGACCAAAGCGTTGAAATCAACAACGGCGAGGGCAAGAGCTTCACCATTCCTGCCGATGTGCTCGCAACATGGATCAAGCCAACGAGCAACCTCGACAAAGGAACCGTGACGCTGCAATACGATCAGGATGCGATAAGCGCCTATCTACAGTCTGAACTTCCGAAGCAGCTCAATCAGGATCCTGTAACGCAGGAAGACATTACCAACGCGCAGGGCACCGTTTTGACAGTTACCACCAAGGGCGTCAACGGCGTCACCATCAACAACACCGATACCACGGCGCAGAAGGTGCTCGACAGCCTGACAAACGGTTCCACCCAAGCCATCACCGCCGAGACTTCAGTGGAGAAGTTCACAACCAATTCGCATGTCGCCGACTACACCAAGCCCAATGGTGACATGTGGATTGAAGTTGATCGCGCGAAGCAGATAGCAACGGTCTATAAGGGATCTACGCTGGTCAAAACCTTCAACGTTTGCACCGGCAAGGATGACACCCAGACTGACAGCGGCACCTACTACGTCAATATCAAGTACCAGACGCAGGATATGCGTGGCGCAGACTACTTCTCGCCCGGCGTCAAATGGATCAGCTACTTCAACGGTGGTGAAGGATTCCACTCTGCTCCTTGGAATCCGGTGGGCATCGCAACAGGTAATCCTGTGGCCTATGGCTCCCACGGCTGCGTCAATATGACGGCGGACGACGCCCAATGGGTCTTTGAGAATGCGGGAGTCGGCACGATGGTCAAGGTCATCGGAGCGCAGCCAACAGGAGCTGTTCGCTAG
- the gcvH gene encoding glycine cleavage system protein GcvH produces the protein MSEEQNAQNTQNLDVPEHLQYSQDHVWIDTSTSPAVVGVTEYAQDQLGDLVFVDLPETGGHVEAGDEVLELESSKAVEPLVSPVSGTIKYVNREASDDPSVINNDPYGEGWLLKIELDDDEPDLLSAEDYAKIIAA, from the coding sequence GTGAGTGAAGAACAGAATGCACAGAATACGCAGAATCTTGATGTTCCTGAACATCTTCAATATTCACAGGACCATGTCTGGATTGACACTTCAACATCCCCGGCGGTTGTTGGCGTAACCGAATATGCACAGGATCAGCTTGGCGATTTGGTGTTCGTTGATCTTCCAGAAACCGGTGGACACGTTGAGGCAGGCGATGAGGTCCTTGAACTTGAATCCTCGAAGGCTGTCGAACCGCTTGTCAGCCCGGTTTCCGGCACGATCAAGTATGTAAACCGAGAGGCATCTGACGATCCCAGCGTCATCAACAATGATCCCTATGGCGAGGGATGGTTGCTTAAGATTGAACTCGATGACGACGAGCCTGATTTATTGAGCGCCGAGGACTACGCAAAAATCATCGCGGCATAA
- a CDS encoding App1 family protein: protein MVGSMDTPDLPPIRARKTASSFDTVSPRMRIERQPLLIQIGRRVLIHSFNLWTRFSTAVTRQLDWFPRVEPYVGYGTDSYSRLICRTMLAPQRGKSGAAVRGIRTLFTVPAPHTRVKISIDGNPLRTVQIGESELHDRPDSSKELSSKYAWSDTRGYLDLLAQHHLTPGVHSVSYKIRGRAPVCSALYTIPRAAGIGVVSDVDDTIMVTQVPTIWKAAYNMLLLNPRKRMSVPGMSVLYSKISDIFPDAPFFYLSTSPWNVESSIRHFISYHGFPSGPLLLRDLDPRPKSFIPSGVQHKLEFIGQLMADFPEMRFVLIGDDGQKDPTTYATIAKRYPGRIIAIGMRQLSPKESALPSLTGMTTTQPMPETDIPVFYGTTGSNLMKTLIPYLAQSQMSDKQS from the coding sequence ATGGTAGGGAGTATGGATACGCCCGACTTACCACCAATACGTGCGAGAAAGACTGCGAGTAGCTTTGACACGGTTTCTCCCCGCATGCGGATTGAACGTCAGCCGTTGCTGATTCAGATCGGCAGAAGGGTTCTGATCCATTCCTTCAACCTGTGGACACGTTTCTCCACGGCGGTCACGCGACAGCTTGATTGGTTCCCGCGCGTCGAGCCATATGTCGGCTATGGCACGGATTCCTACTCAAGGCTGATCTGCAGGACCATGCTCGCGCCTCAGCGCGGAAAATCCGGGGCTGCGGTTCGTGGCATCCGTACGTTGTTCACAGTCCCAGCACCCCATACGCGAGTCAAGATAAGCATCGACGGCAACCCTTTGCGCACGGTCCAGATCGGCGAATCCGAGCTTCACGACAGACCCGATTCCTCGAAGGAGCTCAGCAGCAAATACGCGTGGTCGGATACGCGTGGCTATCTGGATCTGCTCGCTCAGCATCACCTCACACCTGGAGTCCATAGCGTCTCATACAAGATTCGCGGACGGGCCCCGGTGTGCTCCGCGTTGTATACCATTCCCAGGGCAGCGGGAATCGGCGTTGTCTCGGATGTCGACGACACGATCATGGTCACCCAGGTGCCCACCATATGGAAGGCAGCGTATAACATGCTGCTTCTCAATCCAAGAAAGAGAATGTCGGTGCCCGGCATGAGCGTTCTCTATTCGAAGATTTCGGACATTTTCCCCGACGCTCCCTTCTTCTATCTCTCAACCTCACCATGGAACGTCGAAAGCTCCATCCGGCATTTCATCTCCTATCACGGCTTCCCATCTGGACCTCTGCTCCTACGCGACTTGGATCCTCGGCCAAAGAGCTTCATCCCTTCGGGAGTGCAGCATAAACTTGAGTTCATCGGCCAGCTCATGGCGGATTTTCCAGAAATGCGCTTCGTTCTCATTGGCGATGACGGACAGAAGGATCCAACCACATACGCAACCATTGCGAAACGGTATCCCGGCAGGATCATAGCCATTGGAATGCGTCAGCTCAGTCCCAAGGAGTCAGCTCTGCCTTCCCTGACCGGAATGACGACCACCCAGCCCATGCCGGAGACCGACATCCCCGTTTTCTACGGAACCACAGGTTCAAATCTGATGAAAACGCTGATTCCGTACCTCGCGCAGTCCCAAATGAGCGACAAACAATCGTGA